The nucleotide window AAATGCTAGTTCATCCAAACCTTCTCGGAAACCTGCAAAGTCTTAATCAAGTCGGTCGCAGGAGACTATGGAAACATGGTGACTACGGAAACTTGTTGAACACGAAAAACATAATGAAGAAGCCTGATCCATATGGATTAGGCTTCTTTTTGTGTTGAGAGCAGACATTCCTGTGCCAAAAGAGGGCAAAAGCATCTATGATAGCGAAGTCATGCATTACAATGAGCATACCATCTGAATGATTTGAAAGATATCTTAACAAAATGAATGATATTGCAATGGACGAAGCTTGTGAAAACCTGCAATGATATAGAAAATAACGACGCATCATTCAAACGAAGTGAATGTTACACAAGTCTACGACATGAAGGAGGAGTGTACATGGCATCTCGACAAAAGCGGGGCTTTAAAAACCAGGCCAAGTGTATTGTAATGTTTATTTTAATCGTGAGTTTGGTTGCAATGGCTTATCCTTATCCAGTATCAAATGCGGCGTCTGTGAATGAGAATACGGCAGCAGAATATCTGCCAACGATTTATGAGGAAATTGATGCAAGCGGTTTCGAACATCCGGGAATTGGGCTCACCAAGGACATTCTTGAGAATATGCGCACACAGGTGCTGGCAAAGCAAGAGCCTTGGTACAGTTATTTTAATCGAATGGAAAATTCTCCAACCGCATCTAGAAACGTTACCTCCAGCAATCAGAGTAGTGCGGATCCGACAAAGCCTGGCAGCTTGGATTTTAACAGTCAATCCTTTAACTCCAGATTTATTGCGGACGGCTTAAAGGCCTACACACAAGCCATCATGTATTATGTAACCGGGGAAGAGGTGTACAGGGCTAACGCCATGGGCATCATTCGAATCTGGTCTCAGATGGACCCCGCCAAATACACCTATTTCATTGATTCGCACATTCACACCGGAATTCCACTGAATCGCATGGTGACAGCAGCAGAGATTTTAAGATACACGAGCAGCACAACGCAAGACCTGGAGTGGACAGACCAGGACACAACCGATTTTAGCAATAATCTCATCTATCCGGTCATTGATACTTTCCAACATGATAACGGGTATTTTATGAACCAGCATCTGTATCCGCTCCTTGGAGCGATGTCGGGATATATATTTACAGGAAACCGTGACCGTTACAATGAGGGCGTGGAATGGTTTACCGTGAATGAGTCCGCTGTGGATCAAGGGCAGAATGGCTCGATCAAGCAGCTGTTTCGATGGGTGGACACTAATATTGTGACAGGTGAAGCAGTGGTTCCACCGAGAGTGCAGCATGTGGAGATGGGCAGGGATCAGGCCCATGGCGCTGGGGACCTCACCAATGTGGAGATCTTGGCCCGCCTGTTGGAAGCACAGGAAACCAAGGTCGATCCAGTCGCAGGAACGGTGTCCACTGCGGAGAATGCGGTTAATGCGTACGAATATCTGGATCAAAGGATATTGAAAGCGGCCGATTATTTTGCACAGTTCATGCTGGGCCATGATACGCCATGGACACCGGTAGCGGCTCATACGGATGCCGATGGCAATCCGACCATTATCTATAAAGAGCTGGCTGAAGGATACAGAGGACGTATTGGCGGCAACGTATATGGTCTCTACTATTATTACAAATATGCGGCAGGCCTAGATATGGAAGAGGAAGCTCCATACTATGCCGATATGTTTAAGAAGCGACTACCGTTCTATTGGGAATCTCCGGATGGAGGCGCCGATTATTGGATGTTTATCCCCGAAGAAGCAGCTACTGAGGGCGCAACAACACTTCCAAAAGTATCGACGAATGCGGATTGGAATGAAATTGAACACCGAGCTACAAGTCTGGATTCACACTCCGAGATAAAACAAGAGGGTGAAACATCTTTTGTAGAGATTACAGCCACGGAAGAGGGGAGTCGATTCTCCGTCGTCAGTACCAGCACTCCCGTCAAAACCATAGGTCTGCGAATACGGACGAATGGTACAGCCAAGCTTGTGATCAATGGGTGGCACGATGCTCCTTTGATTTTGCCGGATACCAAGGGGCAGTGGAAATATGTATCCTACACCATGCACAACTTGCGAGGTCTAAGTGATTTGACGTATTTCAAAATTCAGGGAGCTGGCACTGTGGTGGATATGGATCACATCCATCTAAAAGCGGGTGAACAGCTGACGCCACCTGTCTTTAACGAGAGCGGAACCTCTCTTGATTTGTATACGTATGTCGGGTCAAATGCAGCATTGCAGTACGATTTTACTGCCATCGATGATGGCATAGTCGACAGCGTTACTTACCAGATCGATCATAAGCCTGAAGGGGCTGTCTTTGACGAAAGCACGGGTGCTTTTTCGTGGGAGCCGGAGCAGGTCGGCACCTACTCCATAGTGGTAGGAGCGACGGATGGGGCCACCATCACAGCCAAAGAAGTCAGGGTCATCGTGAGCGCTGACCGTTCGTCTGCCGTTGCCGCAGTGATTGCTGCCTATAACCCGGAAACCAGCTATGTATCTGCGAGTTTAACACACTACAATAGCATATATGCTGATGTCATGGATGTAATAGCAACGGCTTCAGATGACGAGTTTTTGCAAAAGCTGGTGGAGTTGAGAGCTGCGGTAGTAGGTCTCCAAGAATTAACACCGCAGCTTCAGGATGGAAGTATGGACTATTCCAATATGCTGGCTGCCGCAACCTTCTACAACGAAACGCTGAATTTATTGGATAATTACGCGGGGAGCTTTGCATTTTACGGTAACGCCGTCAATTTGACACACACCATGGATTTTGGACCGGATTATAAAGTCACTGCGGATGCTTTCTCCCTTCAGGTAAGGGCAAGCTTCCCCGAGCGGATCGGCGGTACTGCGATTTTTGGTTCTAATGATAATGAAACATGGACACGGCTAACCCCAGGGTTGACCGTCGTATCTGAAGATATGCAGACACTTGAAGTCAGCGAAGGTCACAGGAATACTGCCTTCCGTTTCTTCAAGATTCAGATGATTGAGCCATCCAGTACGATGCTGGAGTTGTCCGAATTCAGAATATTTGGAGAACGCCATGAAACGAATAATAAACTTCAATCGCTCACAATAAGCTCGCCCCAGAGCGTACAGAACCGCGTTGATGCAGGTAATACGGTTGTGCTGACCTTTGAATCCACCGAACCAATTCAAGATGTGCAGGCTGTGATTCAAGGTCAGGAGGCAATGGTGCATTCCACAGATCAGCTGAACTGGACGGCATCTGCGGTCATGGATAATCTTGCGCCTACAGGTCCTATTCGGTTTGCCATCGATTATAAGACGGCTAATGGACTGTCCGCAGGTCCTGTCATCTTCACGACGGATCGATCTTCGCTCTATTTGGTGAACCAATCCAAGCTCCTCGATGTATCCAGGCTGGCGACAGTAATGGCTTCAGATAAGCAGTATGGTACAGGCGGACTGAGCAAGGAACGAGTAGGCTATCTATTGTTCGATGGCAATACGGGGACTTTCGGCGATCTGGCTACTGGTGCCGGAGCTTACTATACGGTGGACTTTGGACCAGATGTATCGGTAACACTGAGCGATATAATGCTGATGCCCAGAGCCTCCTATCCCGCAAGAATGAACGGAGTGGTCCTGCAAGGTTCGAATGACAATAACAGCTGGACGAACTTGATTGCAGCCGTCACAGGAACAGCAGAAGGCAAGTGGACTTACATTGGCGGGGACAGAATAATTGATCATGATGCTTACCGATACCTGAGAATCTACAACAGCGCTGCTTGGAACGGGAATGTGGCAGAAGTGGAATTGTACGGACAATATGATATTCGCAGTATCGATTCCAAGGTAGTCAGCCCCGAAGGATATACGAAGGGAAGCTATTACCAATACATGCAAGAGGTTGAGCGGATTCGAGCACTCTTCAACAATCCTGCATCTGATCGGCCTGCTTTGCTGGAGGAGTTGTACCAGGCTCAAGAGCAGCTGGATTCTCTTGCTTCCCTGCCTGCACAGAAGATTACCGTAACGCCTTCCATGGTGGCGGCCTCCACGCCAGTCTATCAGAACAAGGGGACCAAAGAGCAGAATGGTTGGCGTGCCGTGGACAGCAACGTGGATACGTTTACCGATACGATGGATGCTGTAGCATGGGTTGATATTGATTTGGGAGAAAATCAGGCTGAGTCATTGTCGAGCTTCAAGTTTTATCCGAGAAATGGTAAGGCTTCAGAAATTACGCGTGTTAACGGAGCTATTCTACAGGGATCTAACGACGGCACGCATTACACCGATTTGTATACCATCAGTGGGATCAGTAGCGTCCAATGGCATACGGCTTCGATAACCAACGATACAGCGTTCCGTTATCTGAGGTACTATTCACCAGGCGGTTATGCCAACGTGGCGGAACTGGAATTGTATAGCAAGCCCACAGACCCGACACTGCTAATCATGCTACTGGTACAGGCAGACACCTTACAGGAAGAAACCTATGATGAGGCTGGCTTTACTGCCATGTTGGCGGCCAAATCACTGGGAGCGGTAATAGCGGAAGATGCGGACAGCACCCAAACACAGATTGATTCCGCAGCTAACGAGCTGCTTCAGGCGATACAGGCACTGGTTATCCAGACGGAACCGAACGAAGAAGGATGATAGGAGGTGCTGAGCTCGAACCATCCTAATAAATCATTTTGACGAATCTGCTTGTCTGCAAAAAAAAGCACGTGTTCAATGTAAATGTCCCGAAGCCACTGAATAAGGAGGCTTTGGGGCATTTTTTTGCATTGTGTTGTACCAGATATGTGCAGGTCCACTACAGGGTTGAAAGAAATTAGAATGAAGTGAAAGATTTTATACTGGATTTTAGAGAATGATTTTGATAGCTTAAGCAATATGAATAACTATTGTTGATCTCATTTATGATAGCGCATACATTATTGTAGGGACGGGATAGTGCACGATGAGCGAAGCCAAAGGGGATGGATGAAAATGCCTGAATACAGAAAAACCATCTTTATCAAATTTATATTGTCATATACTGTTCTGTCTGTGGTTCTGATCGGCATTATGGGTGGGTATTGGTATACCCAGGCTAATGAAATGATGGAAGATGAGATTGCCAAAGACAATAAAAATCGCCTGATTTCCGCCAAGGATTATATCGAGCAGACGATATTAAAGAAATATGAAGACAACCTGCAGAATAAAGCACTCTCCATTCGGTTCATTCAGAATAACTTCAACTTGAATCTATTGTTAACGAAGAGCTGGGAGGGGAATTTGAGTCGCATTGCATCCTTTCGGCAGGAACTGGAATTCTACAGGATTGAAAATGAAGGGTTAACCAATGTTACCGTTTATTTTCCGGCTCATCATTATGTCGTGGATGCCAGCAACTTTCATATGAAGAGTGGTACATCCGAAGATGCAGCTTTCATTCTGAAGTTGAACGAAGTGAAGCCTAAAGAATGGCTGTTTCGGACATTGGCGGATGGAAGCAAGGTGATGACCTATGTGATTAAATTGCCATATGAGACACCTGGCGTGCCAACCATGGGTTATTTCTATATGGATGTAGGGGTGGAATATCTACAGACGGCGGCTTCCCGAATTTTGAGTTCCCCGGCAGACCAGCTGTATATTTTTGATTCTTCGGGTAAAGAGCTGCTTCACACGGGGGAGTATAATGAGGCTCTCGGTGGTTTAATGCAGAATACCATTCACAACCGCCAAAGCGGAGAACAGATTATAGAAGGAGCGGAAGGCAAAGCCGTACTGTCTTATCTGGAGTCCGCGAACTCGCAGCAGGATTGGACGTATGCGATGTATCGTCCGATGAACTCATTTGTCCTGTCCTCTGAACAGTTGAAAAACAGTCTTGTAATTAGTTGCGGCGTAGTTGTTCTATTTGGTTTGCTACTATCGTTCTTTTTCTCCAAACAACTCTACATTCCGATAAAAAGACTGATGATGCAGATCAAAGGTTTACATACATCAAGTGCTGTCACGTCCTTAGGTAATGAGTATGCTTTTATAGGTAACACCTTCCATCTGATGGAAGAAAAGATCGTAAACCTCGAAACCCAAGCGAGAAAAAATGATTTGAAAAATCTCTTGCTTGGCGTAAGCCTGGAGATCGAAGCGGAACAGTTCATCCAACCGGGATATCACTATTGCACCGTCTATCTCCGAATTCCAGAGGAAGGCAGTGCAGGTCTGAAGATGCGTTATGAAAAGATGAATCGGTCTTTACACAGTAATTTCGTTCCATTGAATGAAAATGAGGCGGCTATCATTTATTGTATTTCTCCTGATGAACAGGACGCAGAGAAGCATATTATGGCCGATTTGCAGGAGGCTCAGCATTCTAATGAGCATGGTTCCCGGTTTGGAGCGGCTATTGGGAGCAGGGTAGACCACCCAGAAGCGCTCGCCGATTCTTATCAGATGGCCAAGCAGGCAAGCAGATATCATTTTTTATATGGAAAGGATTCAATCGTTGCGTATTCCAGAGTACTGGAGATGAGTACGGCGCCTTATCTGTTTCAATACGATCATTTCAAAAATGCACTACAGGCAGGAGATCAGGAGGCGGTTGCTGATTTCATTAATCATTTTCTGGAGATTCTTCAGGATGGTCATATGCAGATCGAGACTGCAGAACTCGCTGTGCTGCAATTAATAATGCAATTGTATCAATCGGTGCTTGAGTTGAAGTTACAGCACTTTCTGCCGCATTCCAATATTTTTGATGAATTGAAAAAGGATACGCTGATCGAGACGGTCGAAGGAATTCGCAGGCTGTGCATGCAGATTACCGAACATTTGAAGTATGCGGGTAACCATGCTCACACGGATGTGATTCGTACGTTGAAGGTATATATTGCAGAGCATTTGCATGAAGAGTTATCCCTGCAAATCCTCTCGAAGGAGGTTTCACTGGCCCCTGCTTATATTTCTACACTTTTCAGTGAAGGGACCAAAGAATCTTTTACGGAATATGTAACCCGGCTGCGGCTGGAAAAAGCTGCGGATCTGCTGCGTGATCAACCACGGCTCTCGGTGTCGGTTATTGCAACGCAAGTCGGATACCGGAATCCTCAGTATTTTCACAGCAAATTCAAATCACGCTACGGCGTAACGCCTGTGCAATATCGGAATTCACAGCTGGCAGCGCTGGATTCATTATCTCTGGATAAGGAATAGCAGAAGCAAGTATGGAGCTAGAAGGTAAGGTGCATATGACTGTTGTTTGGAGCATCTAACGAATGTTACCCAAGCAGCGGTCATTTTTTTATGAATTCGTTAGATTTTATAAGAAACCGTGAAAGAATTTATAAAGAATTGAATGAACTTGCAATAGAAAAAGCGCTTACA belongs to Paenibacillus sp. FSL H8-0079 and includes:
- a CDS encoding discoidin domain-containing protein; the encoded protein is MASRQKRGFKNQAKCIVMFILIVSLVAMAYPYPVSNAASVNENTAAEYLPTIYEEIDASGFEHPGIGLTKDILENMRTQVLAKQEPWYSYFNRMENSPTASRNVTSSNQSSADPTKPGSLDFNSQSFNSRFIADGLKAYTQAIMYYVTGEEVYRANAMGIIRIWSQMDPAKYTYFIDSHIHTGIPLNRMVTAAEILRYTSSTTQDLEWTDQDTTDFSNNLIYPVIDTFQHDNGYFMNQHLYPLLGAMSGYIFTGNRDRYNEGVEWFTVNESAVDQGQNGSIKQLFRWVDTNIVTGEAVVPPRVQHVEMGRDQAHGAGDLTNVEILARLLEAQETKVDPVAGTVSTAENAVNAYEYLDQRILKAADYFAQFMLGHDTPWTPVAAHTDADGNPTIIYKELAEGYRGRIGGNVYGLYYYYKYAAGLDMEEEAPYYADMFKKRLPFYWESPDGGADYWMFIPEEAATEGATTLPKVSTNADWNEIEHRATSLDSHSEIKQEGETSFVEITATEEGSRFSVVSTSTPVKTIGLRIRTNGTAKLVINGWHDAPLILPDTKGQWKYVSYTMHNLRGLSDLTYFKIQGAGTVVDMDHIHLKAGEQLTPPVFNESGTSLDLYTYVGSNAALQYDFTAIDDGIVDSVTYQIDHKPEGAVFDESTGAFSWEPEQVGTYSIVVGATDGATITAKEVRVIVSADRSSAVAAVIAAYNPETSYVSASLTHYNSIYADVMDVIATASDDEFLQKLVELRAAVVGLQELTPQLQDGSMDYSNMLAAATFYNETLNLLDNYAGSFAFYGNAVNLTHTMDFGPDYKVTADAFSLQVRASFPERIGGTAIFGSNDNETWTRLTPGLTVVSEDMQTLEVSEGHRNTAFRFFKIQMIEPSSTMLELSEFRIFGERHETNNKLQSLTISSPQSVQNRVDAGNTVVLTFESTEPIQDVQAVIQGQEAMVHSTDQLNWTASAVMDNLAPTGPIRFAIDYKTANGLSAGPVIFTTDRSSLYLVNQSKLLDVSRLATVMASDKQYGTGGLSKERVGYLLFDGNTGTFGDLATGAGAYYTVDFGPDVSVTLSDIMLMPRASYPARMNGVVLQGSNDNNSWTNLIAAVTGTAEGKWTYIGGDRIIDHDAYRYLRIYNSAAWNGNVAEVELYGQYDIRSIDSKVVSPEGYTKGSYYQYMQEVERIRALFNNPASDRPALLEELYQAQEQLDSLASLPAQKITVTPSMVAASTPVYQNKGTKEQNGWRAVDSNVDTFTDTMDAVAWVDIDLGENQAESLSSFKFYPRNGKASEITRVNGAILQGSNDGTHYTDLYTISGISSVQWHTASITNDTAFRYLRYYSPGGYANVAELELYSKPTDPTLLIMLLVQADTLQEETYDEAGFTAMLAAKSLGAVIAEDADSTQTQIDSAANELLQAIQALVIQTEPNEEG
- a CDS encoding helix-turn-helix domain-containing protein: MPEYRKTIFIKFILSYTVLSVVLIGIMGGYWYTQANEMMEDEIAKDNKNRLISAKDYIEQTILKKYEDNLQNKALSIRFIQNNFNLNLLLTKSWEGNLSRIASFRQELEFYRIENEGLTNVTVYFPAHHYVVDASNFHMKSGTSEDAAFILKLNEVKPKEWLFRTLADGSKVMTYVIKLPYETPGVPTMGYFYMDVGVEYLQTAASRILSSPADQLYIFDSSGKELLHTGEYNEALGGLMQNTIHNRQSGEQIIEGAEGKAVLSYLESANSQQDWTYAMYRPMNSFVLSSEQLKNSLVISCGVVVLFGLLLSFFFSKQLYIPIKRLMMQIKGLHTSSAVTSLGNEYAFIGNTFHLMEEKIVNLETQARKNDLKNLLLGVSLEIEAEQFIQPGYHYCTVYLRIPEEGSAGLKMRYEKMNRSLHSNFVPLNENEAAIIYCISPDEQDAEKHIMADLQEAQHSNEHGSRFGAAIGSRVDHPEALADSYQMAKQASRYHFLYGKDSIVAYSRVLEMSTAPYLFQYDHFKNALQAGDQEAVADFINHFLEILQDGHMQIETAELAVLQLIMQLYQSVLELKLQHFLPHSNIFDELKKDTLIETVEGIRRLCMQITEHLKYAGNHAHTDVIRTLKVYIAEHLHEELSLQILSKEVSLAPAYISTLFSEGTKESFTEYVTRLRLEKAADLLRDQPRLSVSVIATQVGYRNPQYFHSKFKSRYGVTPVQYRNSQLAALDSLSLDKE